Proteins co-encoded in one Candidatus Taylorbacteria bacterium genomic window:
- a CDS encoding alpha/beta fold hydrolase, translated as MKFKEKVKILNSLGQNIVAVIHRPKKSMGRLAILCPGYLDTKDYDHLVELAATLSKDGYTVVRFDPTGTWESEGEISDHTISQYLKDIRSVLEYMLQEDEYGSILLGGHSRGGMVSILYAARDSRISIVMGIMPSSSLSIEKKSLDDWKKTGVRISKRDVPGSTEMREFRVPFSHAVDGRQFDALKDVKKITVPVILIAGELDTIILPDSVQHIFDEAKDPRKFILLNGIGHDYRHNPAEIKIVNDKIVKSLKSFPNY; from the coding sequence ATGAAATTTAAAGAAAAAGTAAAAATTTTAAATTCTCTCGGTCAAAATATTGTTGCTGTAATTCATCGACCGAAAAAATCAATGGGCCGTCTTGCCATTCTCTGTCCAGGTTATCTGGATACAAAAGATTATGATCATCTCGTCGAACTTGCTGCAACTCTTTCAAAAGATGGTTACACGGTAGTTCGATTTGATCCCACAGGAACCTGGGAGAGCGAGGGTGAAATTTCCGACCATACAATATCTCAGTACCTTAAAGATATAAGGAGTGTGCTTGAGTATATGCTTCAAGAAGATGAGTACGGGTCTATTCTCTTGGGTGGACACAGCCGAGGTGGAATGGTCTCTATTCTTTACGCCGCGAGAGATTCTCGGATTTCTATTGTGATGGGAATCATGCCATCTTCCTCGCTCTCGATTGAAAAGAAAAGTCTAGACGATTGGAAGAAAACTGGTGTGAGAATCTCGAAGCGAGATGTGCCCGGAAGTACCGAAATGAGGGAATTCCGTGTGCCATTTTCTCATGCAGTCGACGGGAGACAATTTGATGCACTTAAAGATGTAAAAAAGATTACTGTCCCGGTAATCTTGATAGCTGGCGAGCTTGATACAATTATTTTACCAGACAGTGTTCAGCATATTTTTGATGAAGCAAAAGATCCCAGGAAATTTATCTTGCTTAACGGTATAGGACACGATTATCGTCACAATCCAGCAGAAATTAAAATTGTAAATGATAAAATTGTAAAAAGTCTAAAGTCTTTTCCAAATTATTGA